The following DNA comes from Nicotiana sylvestris chromosome 10, ASM39365v2, whole genome shotgun sequence.
TGGCATTAGAAGCATTGCATATTTTCCCACGTCTAGATTTGTGGTGGGCCTAATGTGAAATGATGTTGTGATTAGATTTGGAGGACAACGTATGTAAATTTTTCTTCTGTATTCCTCTTTTTGGACAAAGACCTTGATTCCATCTAGTCATGCATGTACCGGTCGTGTCTCCCTATTGTAAAGTACTGTTGCTTTGAGTTCTTCCTGGAAAGTTCCGTTTTGTGTGACTTGATTGGGAAGGTTTAGTGGAGATTGTGGTGGTGAGGGAAGTGGAGGTGTAAGAGGTGCCAATAATGGAGTGTGTGTCTGTGGGACTGAGTATGGTTATATGTATGGTGTTACATGAATTAGGGTAGGAGGTGGATAAAAAGGCAGTGGAAGAAGATTTGGGTGGAGATGAGTGGGATCCCATATTGGTACTAGTAGATGTAGAGGATGGTATGGTGCAAGATAAGGGGTTTGCATCATAGACCAATGGTACCTTCCATATATTTTCGTCCCTAGGCTCATTCCCTCCGCTACTATTTGCGCAAGGTCCCTCGGATTGTTGGTAAGGATTGTCACTTCTTGGTGATTTACCTCCATTGTGAAGGTTAGAGCATGATTCTGGAGGCCTATCTCTAGCCAAGATGATGGTTTTGTCATTGCATGGGGTGTTTGAGCAGTATTTATTATTATGTTGGGTTACATGATGAGATGTGAAGGAGTGAGTGAGTACGGAGTTTGATGACGGTTGAGACAATCAATAGTCTACCTATTGGTAGTGTTGGAGTGACTGCGTAGATGATTGAAATTGTTTGGAAACATCTTTTTATTTGAAGGAGGTGATAAAGGATAATGAGTGATTTGTATAGGAATTGGGACTTGATTTAAAGAGGAAGATATATCAGCGGTTGAAGAGGACGGTGGAGTATTATGAATTGGAAAATATGTGTGAGATTGATGTAGAGTTTGTGAAGTGTTAGTAGTTGATATATCATCATTTAGTGTTTGCATGGAAGATGCAGTATTTTGGCGTGGTGAGGAGGGTAAACTGTCATTGGTAATAGAAGTGTTATGATTGTGTAGGTTTTGTACTAGGGCTTGTAGAGGTGCTGAATGGGATTGGGTTGAGTGTGGTGAGCGGTCTTGCATGTGGGTTGGGGTATCGTGTCTGTGTGCATGGGCTTGGATAGGTGTTGGAGTTAGTTGGTTTTTTGATTGGGCAGGAATAACTTGTTCTAATAGGGATTTATTAGTAATTAAAGGACTGACTTTATTAGGTGTTAAAAAATCATCCTTATTTAAATTAGAGATGTGGAAACTAGTATTAGGAAAAGATTCATTATTTAATAAAGTatcaaatttattattatttaaaacagCTGATGTGGAACCTTTACTCATAATATTATTTTTGTAGGATTAGTGGTGTTAATGGACGGATTAGTGAACAATAGTTTGTTAGGGTTTTTTAACACATCTATTCAATTCATGTGCTTACCTAATAATGGAGAAGCTGGATAAGGGGAAACTGTCATGGATTGGTTGGAGTTTTGTTTGGTTGCGGTTGTTTTCATCATGGATTTCCTTGGAAATTGTACAAGCTTCCATTCGTTATTAGTTGGAGCGGGGAATTTCAAATAAGGAATGTCTGTAGGGTTTTGAGTTTGGGACTATTTCAACGGAGTGAATTCTAGGGGAGAGTTTTGTTGGAGTTTGTAAGAAAATGCCCTTTGGTTATGGCCAAGTCGACCACAGTTAATGCAGAGCATGTTTAATCCTTCGTAAAGGATAGTTTGGTTGTGGCTGCCTATAAAGAGATGAGTTTTTAACAGTTGATCCAAAGGTACCTCAACACAGAGTCTTGCATATCTTCCTCGTGTTGTATCTGAATGTCACAAAATTCTATAGGTAATTCTGGGAAACGCAACCATATGGCAGAGTATGTGATTTTTGCTTCGAAAGCCATAAATTTTGGTTCCCATTGACGGACGGAGATAAAATGGTTTAAAACAAACCAAGGTCCATCCTGCAAAGcattgtcacaacccggatttaccaccctcgggagtcgtgatggcgcctactaatgagagttAGGCAAGACAAcccttaactacttacttcattaataaattatttttttgaacAAATTCAAGCGATAACATGAAAATAACGAAACTTTAAAAAATTAAGTGGAAGATAACGATGAAACATCTAAAATTAgcatctattacaacttttaaattCACAaatacccaaaatctggtgtcacagacAGTCTAAGATTACTACATACAGTTTCTGAAGAAAATAACAATACATTATTTCTgaataaaagataaaggaaacagaaaatagggatagaggaagacgccagggcctgcggacgcctgcaggtctaccttggatccgcgggtggactgaaggaagcactccaactactgtctGTAAGCTGCTCCTAGTTCTGCACAcagtgcatagtgtagtatcaacacaaccgaccccatgtgctggtaagtgcctagcctaatctcggcgaagtagtgacgaggctaggaccaaactaccaaataaacctgagCAGTTTAAATATATACAATGGAAAAGAAGTacaaaaataaccagtcaatgtgggaagggaaaacatgttgtgggggagataacagttctgaatagaaaggcatcaagtaagaaaagaaataacataactcgaatatcaacaaggaaCAGAAATCAACagtttgcacggcatcacccttcatgcttttactctcgtcctcaccaaaaaaaaaatatatataagatgtgcatggcatcacccttcgtacttttactctctttcctcaccatgtaatcaacaaaatcggcacggaatggtacatcgtgcggcacagcatcacctttcgtgctttacactctttcctcacaatcatgcacggcatcacccttcgtgctttatactctttcctcacaaaacaaacaatacaCGACTTCACCCTTCGTggtttaacactcttcctcacccaaacaacaatcataaaCAATGGGGCGAGGGAATAAACAAGATTGTAATAGGAATcgcggcaagggaacaacatcaataatatcaatatCCCGGCATGGGAGATAAccaataaagcaataatatcccgtcaagggaacaatttaataactctctctctttttcacttttatttcacaACTCAATTTACCACTAgcgccaatgctccaaagggttcaatcaactcatttactttcacaattcgtaatataacttgagccaatgctcctcaatgttcaaaagTCACAATTACTTCCTCAACTTTTCACAACCAATAGAAATCACTTCTAAGGCATAGATTATTCAATAAAATCGTGAAAATCACATTATAATACTCACGGTCATAttagacaccaatgtatagatactcgtcaccatgcctatacgtcatactcaacaataatctcgtagcaaataggactcgactcctaatccctcaagctaaggttagaccaaacacttaactcgatgcctcgaacacaactcaagtttcaattatagctttactcctTAATTCATCCGCCAATtagctcgtatctagccacaagttacttaattacatcaataaacgctaaatgaatccatttgaatgcatgaaaatgagtttttcaaattttaaccaaaaaagtcaaaattgcccccgggcaCACGTGGTCAAAACcggaggttcgaaccaaaacccgattactcattcccccatgagctcaaatatgtaatttgttttgaaatcggacctcaaatcgaggtccaaatccccaatttttgaaagaCCTAGGTTTTGCcccaaacacccaatttcccccatgaaaatcattgatttgaagttgaaatcatgttaaaagatgttaatgattgaagaaaactagttaaaaatgacttacaattgatttggagaagaaaggttatttgaaaaatcgcctcttacatttttggggttttgaaaaatgaaaaataactgaaaatcccgtctaaatatactaTTCTCAGGTgccctgtgtggaccgcacaaaatcaaccgcggccgcacaggcctccctgtgTTCTGCAGTGACAGGTCTTAGTATTTTGACCATACCTTTCTCTActgatgtccaaattgtgatttctttacttttttggaaactagatacgaagggctacaacttttaattttgaatcaactcaacatttcttgtagatcaaaagatataagcttccgaagttggaccagtgaacctgttcttcaccgcggaccgacaccaaaactagtgcggccgcacaagcccctccgcggccgcggtccatatCGTGCAGACCGCACTGACCTGTCAGAGGTCCTCCACCCCTTTGAGCCTGCAACAGCtctgtttttaagcctaagacaccccggaacctacccgaaactcactcgagccctcgaaactccgaACCAAGTGtacacaaaacctcaaaaatatcctacggacttattcgtgtaatcaaatcatcgaaATAACATcgtgaacatcaaattaaatatcgagatcaatgaaattttctcaaaacttctttaaacatcaattttggcatttaagtccgaatcacgtcaaatgatatccatttttcaccaaatttcatagaaacatcttaaatcatatataagacctgtaccgggcaccgaaaccaaaatacgggcccgataccatcatgttctaagcaaatttcatttcaaatttctttaaacaatttcagaaaacaattttctttaaaaattcatttctcgggcttgggacctcggaatccaaTTTCGGgaatacgctcaagtcccatattttcctacaaacCCGCCGGGACCGTTAAATCACGGGTCTGTGTCCGtctacccaaaacattgaccgaagtcaaatttatttattttacagtcaaaacttatcatttttcacagatttcacatttaagctttccggctacgcgcccgaactgtggACACAAATTGAGGTAGTGCTAAGGGAGGTTTTTTTAAGTCCTCGAAATGTAGAATTttattgcaacacaagtgatgaccttttgggttatcacaaGCATGAACCTTGTTTTCCTCCGTTTGGAATTTGAGAAGGAAAAAATCAGGGCCTAGATCTATTAGTGGAAGATTTTCAGTTGGTTTCCATTGTGCATAAATTTTTTGCCAAAGAAGTTCGTGTTCAACGTTTCGACCAAAAACCATGATAATAAAAACATGTTTCCATGGAGCATAAAATCTGGTTTTTTCTTCGAGTGATAGTGGAATGAAATTAGAAGGATCAGTAGGTGCCTCTATTTCATCGAGGATATCTAGGGTAGGGTTTAGTGAGTAAGTGTTGTTGGTATAGGATGGTGTACTATTGTAAGAGATAAGTGTGTTAAGGTAAGATTTATTAGTTAAATTTTCTGGTTGTGGTTGGGAAACAGGGGAATCTATATTCATGGTGCCGACAGTGATATCAGGTGGTTTGGGTGGTATAGAAGATGAAGGTTCATATGGTTGAGGGTTCATAGTGGAGAGGAATTTTGTAAGGAATTCAATATACTCATACTCTTGGTGGTAGAAATTCTAGTAAATGAGTtattggtttgttgttgttgatttgaattattgtacggtgggattgggttgcacgtcgcaacaagaGGAATatgggtgatatattgaggaggaataatggtgaattgatattatatggtgggaccgggttgcacgccgcaacatgaggaataagggtgatatattgaggaggaataagggtgaattggtattatatggtgggatcgggttgtgcaccgcaacatattatatttattgttatgatattggtattgtatggtgggatcgggttgcacaccgcaacaggtggaataagggtgatatcTTGAGGAGCAATAATCGTAAAttgatattatatggtgggatcgggttgtgcgccgtaACATAACTTGTATTATGGTATCCCCTGTGTTACTGTATTGACTTTAGTTCCTTCGTGCAATACTTTGATAAtttgtatttctggttttcactgagttttgaggatcgattTATTGTCATTGACTTATTTACTTGCCGTCAtttcctaagttcatttcttaATACTATTGTTCTAGTGAATTAATTCTCAAAGTGAATTTACTACATTGAGTCATTTCCTCCTGCCCTGCTGAGTCGTTCGTAATATCGtgatttaataatgaaggaatTAATATCTTACTTCCTTGTGTGCCTTTAATTTAGAACTCGCCGTATATTTTAGTATCTACTATTTCTAATAAtcattatattttatttcaattgCTTCCCTAGTTTAATATTCTTCACTTGTCCAAggttttcttctattttatttaAAAAGGAATGTTATTATGTTTTAACTTAGTAAATATTAAATGCAATAGCTATTCGATTTTAAATTTTATTCAAAAATGTTATTTCTTCACTCAAATGATTTAAAAAACAATAAAATGAAAATAACTTCCTCTTTCTCGATGGTTTCCTATTTGGTCTAGAAACTATAGATTTACTCTATAAAATATAGTTGGAACTTCTTGAACATTTTAATTAGTAGTTGATACGGATATGATGTATTGAGTAGCACGTGAATTTTGCCGTGTAAAGTGAAAGGGAAATATGTCagcacaaggtgccatgtgtaTTAAAGGTTTGGAAATTGTGATTATGATATGAGACTTCGAGGATTGGGATGGTCAGAACTATGTATGAGGAATGGTGCGGTTGGTTGAGTTAACATCGCTTTCCTTTTTTTGAGTACGTATTTACTTTTTTGTATCCCAactatgttggtgttaatttacttggttaCTTCTCATTACCATCCATATTTTCCCTTATTGTTTGTACTGGTTGTAATTTGATTTGTTCCTGCTATTGACATTACTTTGTTATCTTTATCTTGTTAGTTGTATGTCATATCCTGTTTAGcttattagaccagtaggtgtcttgattattcctcgtcactactccaccgaggttagtcttgatacttactgggaaccactgtggtgtgctcatactagaCTTCTAAAGATTTTTGTACAGATACAGGTATTCGATCGTTCATAGCTGTACGGATCGTTGCTgtagagactcaaggtaaacctgttgttGCGTTTACAGGTCTCAGGGTCACCAactattgtacttatttccattgtTTCCTTTTGTTATGGAACAACGATGTATTCATTTTGTACAactactcctagaaaggcttatgactggtactaccggttttgggattaTAAATTGTTTAGAGATTTCTATTTCGAAATTGTTCGAAGTTAGTAAATATTGTCGCTATTTCTattaatattaggcttacctagtcttagagactaggtgccatcacgactctttCGGAGGGATTTTGGGCTATGATAATTCACCTCAAGGTCACTTTGGCTCAAGGTCGAGATTGGCTTAAATACTGGTTTGGTTTTACTTACATCCTTCATTTATACTCTAGATTTcttggttattaattagtattgaactaaatcacgtatctttaaaaccataaatcaagtttaattgttactcatattttcgaggtaaacagtttggcgcccaccgtggggctaaagataatagtgattattttagtaCTAATTCTGCtaacacacgttattttcacaattattcttgtcaagaatttctttttttaggttaaaacatgtcaaactcacaaaacgcaCTTGTACACGACAACGACTGTCTTGGATTTCATGGGTAAAATGAGAATGTAGCTGCTCCGGGAGCTAGTATACCATAGATTAACCCTGGAGAAGTGCCAAATGTGGAACCAGTCGATGTTAGTTCAAAAAATGCTTTAAATGCAGATTTAGGCGCAGACCCTAAGGGAAGTGTACGTAGGAAAGTCAAATCTGGTGGAACACAGGGTATAGGATATGAGGGAGTTAGCCTCCAAGTAATATTTGAGATGCTACAAGCTTAACAGATTTCCAttgctcaacttcaaagtcatAATAAAACTCCAAGTGTGGTCAAGCCAGGGAACACTCGACGTACTGAGCCGATGCTAGATAGATCAAACGGTAATGGCTTGGGGACTGACCCAACGATTATGAAGATGATCGAGGAACTCACCAAGAGAATCAAGTCCGGGGAGAAAAGGATTGAGGATAATGACAAAAAAAGTGGAGACTAATAACTCACGTGTTGATAAAATACCGGTGGCACCCCCAGTTTTGAAAGGTTTGgatgccaaaaagttcatacaaaaaccattccctcCGAGTGCGGCTCAGAAGCCCATTGTTTGGTATCACAACTTTCCCCTCAAACTCTATCGCTTTGTTTGCTATGTTAGTGGACGCCTTTGTGAAAGCATatgccggggccataaaggtAGAAACGAGGAAATCAGACAGTTTTAAGATAAGATAGAGGAAATATGAGATATTAAGGGAGTTGGTATCCTGGTTTCAAATGGAGCGtggaattaccaccggtctcGGATGAATGGGTAGTACATGCTTTTATGCGGGGTTTGAACGAGCGGAGTTCGATCGCGTCTCGACAATTAAAGCAGAACCcgatcgagtatccagctgtgatGTGGTTAGACGTGCATAATCGTTACCAATTGAATATCATATACTAAGGAGTttgttaaaaaatgtgatgaGTGTCAAAGGTTTGCACCGATGATTCATCAGCCCGGATAACTACTTCACTCAGTTTTGTCCCCATGGCCTTTCTTGAAATAAGGAATGGATATTGTCGGCCCCCTACCAATGGCCCCAGGTAAGGCTAAGTTCATTTTGTTTATGGCtgattacttttctaaatggatggaagcacaggccttcaagaaggtcagagaaaaagaagttattgactaCATTTGGGACCATATCGTGGGTCAATTCGGGATACCTGCCCAAATTGTATGCGACAATGGCAAGCAATTCATCCGTCGTAGGGTAATAGAGTTCTTCAAAGCACACAAAATGAAAAGGATTTTTTTAATGCCATATTATCCGACCGGGAACGGACAggccgagtcaacaaacaaaaccatcattcaaaacttaaagaagaggttgaaagatgcaaaaggaaaatggagagaagttccaCCCGAGGTTGTTTGGGCGTATCGAACAACATCGAAGTCCAGCACGGGGGCGACCCTATTCATATTAGTATACAGCTCCAAGGCCTTAATTCCGGTCAAGGTCGGGGAACCCAGTGCCAGATTTTGACATGCATCGGaggagtcaaatcacgaggctatgaatactagcctcgaacTATTAGATGAAAAAAGAGAAGCACCACTTGTTTGGATGGCGGTGCAGAAACAATGAATTGAGAGATATTATAATAGGAGGAGCAACTTTTGACACTTCAGGATAGGGGACTTAGTTCtacggaaagtcaccctcaatactcgagacctgaatgaagggaaactaggcccgaattAGGAAGGATCGTACCGAGTCATCGGAGTTGTCGGTAAAGGATCTTATAAACTTGGCACGATGGGAGGCGAACAACTGtcgaacaattggaatgtatcactactcaaacgatactactgctaaaGTATGACTTTCTGTTTTTGTACATTTGAATTTAAAACTACTCATTACAAGTGTTCGATCGAAGACATTGATGGCACCTTTTTATATGAAtacctaaggttttaaagcacgcgttgcacttgtttttcctttagatcggattttgtcccaaatgggttttaccgacgaggtttttaacaaggcaacaactatgtgctaccttAGGAGAACACAATAGTATCCAAAGCTTCTTTTTAATCAACCTTAAATACTGGGGGGCATAACCCTCAGAGGttatattttcaaggaaaataccTCATTCCACAGTGGGCCTCGATAGGacaactttgtaatgggccaaacagtCAGATGAACCaagtccatatagaatagtcgagccccgaaGGAAAAACATATACGCACGTatcaattattcaaagaagcattctttctatatcaaaacactttgtgtGTCAAAGAAATTTGCTACTGTATGAACATCATACTTGTGATTTTGCAAGAAACAGCTCAAGGGCCAAAACCCAAATACacctcgaatactcggggactatcaTCGACAGTCAATGCATTCTAAGTCAACTAAACCTGAATTtttaagacctcaaagaggcatacTGGGGGACTTACCTTTTGAACAAGTTCAAAtggttatcgggaaacaagtccaagagacatacctgaaggcTACAACCACATTAATGGCTACGACCATATTAAAAACATCGGCCATATAAAAAGGCTACAGCTAAAATAATTCGGCTTTGAGATGTCCGACTTCCGCCATAagttaaaggccttcaaatactttgaAAAACTAGTTAAACTAGGCTACCCTCAGCAAAAGCAAATAGGGCTTTGATAAAATCAACCCTCAAAAAATTTAAATGCTTCAATAAAATCAGCCTTCAAAAAAAGCTTCAAGAGGTATTCAATCATCGTAACACAAACGGATTACAAATGAGGTTCCGATCGATCAAACCTTtgaaaaacccaacgggtacaaaaaaacatgctaaggcataaaaaaatttcactaagtcttttagttgaaaagagggaaaaattatagcAATCTTAGAGGCTGAATCGGCCCAaattaaagagcctaagggccgacctAAAAGAGACTAAGGGACAATATAAAAGAGCTAAAGGGCTGAAGCATGTAGAGTTCGAGACCTCactctcactcaactcggactcaAGAGTCCGATCATCCCGAGCTCACAACAAATCGACTTAAGCTTAGCTCGAGGATTAACAAAAATGTTAAGAGGTATTATGTTAAAAGTTCAAAGATTGCCCATTGATCATTAAAAAAACTAAGGGTTTGTTCTATTCAGAATCCGAGCCAATGAAGTTATCAAAAAATTTCACAAAAGAAAGACGAAGCAAAATTTAATGCACATCGAAAATAAAGCAAGAAGAAAGGGAATTCCTTATATTCACATAGAGTATTGACAATATCCACAAAGGGCCTTACaccaaaacaaaacaaaggaaCCTAATCTACTTCGGGAACCACATCTTTGGAAGCCACATCCTCGGGAGTCGCATCTTCGAAAATCTCCTGCTCGGGGACTTCGTCCTCATCTCCTCCGCTCTTGGAGCCACTAGCGGAATCCTCGTCATTGGAGATCAAAGCGGAAGCCTCTTCCTCCAAAGTTTTTGTTTTTTCAATATCAGCTGAAAGGTCAAAGCCATGAGCGTGCACCTCCTCGAGAGTTTCTCTCCGGGACTATTGCCTGGCATGGTCGAGAGAACATGATAACTTAACGTCAGCCACAATAGAGATCTCATGTGCCTGAATGTTACTAGCTTTAGTGTCAGCTCGGTACGAGGACACAATTGCTTCTGCCTCAAATTTGGCCTTCACAAGCTCAGCGACTGATTTAGCTTCGAGCTCCTCGATTTTGCGGCTCCTGGCCAAGCTTTCCTCCTTTgtattttgaagttgttgttcgaTTGATGTCAGTTGTTCCCAGAGTGTATCTTTCTTTGAGGCAAGTCGGTCTATGTGTTTCTTCCACCCTAGGGTCTCGACCTCGTTTATCATGACTTCTTTTCGAAGCTGCTCCACCAGCTCGCCCTTCTGCTGGGCCTGCAAAGTTGAAGTGTTAGTCACCAAACCAAATAAATGCGTAACAGACCCTCAGAGGATATATTACCTTTTCAATAAGCTCGGTCTATTCTTGACGAGCCTTCACTAACTCGACTCGGAGATCTCTGACCTCTCCCTCTTTCTGTACATAAAGGCGCTTAAGGACATCCCTCTCTTCCACCATCTTCTTGAGTTCGGGTTCTCATTGGCCAAGCTCGGCCTGAGATTTGGAAAATGCTTGTCGGTGAAGTGACACAGCCTTCACACAAAGAAATTGAGTTAGACTTAGAAAGATGAGAATTAAACTTGAGCGTAATTATAACGACAAAAACTTACTTGTTTGAGAAGCCTTTGGGCCTCATAAAAATGAGGCGTCAGGATCGGGACCATCTTCATTCCCCGCAAGGTACTCCCAAAAAATATCACCCCTTTCATGGCTCGTTCCCACATCAGGACTCCTCATGGCCCGGGCATCTTGGAATTACCCTTCGGAGAACACTGGGACTGGCAGCGACTCATCTACATTGATTATCCCAAGTGACTCACTTGGGATATTATTCTCTCTTTGGAGGGCCTCGAAATTAGGCTCTTTGAGCTTGCCCACCAAATGTCCCCTGGGACGAGATGCACTTTTTCCGCCTAATGGCTTGTGGATTTTTCTCGAGCTCCCCTCCAAAATTTCTTCAGTTCAAGATTTAACTGCATCGGCCACCATCGGTTCAGCGGCCTTCGAAGCATCAGTGCTTCCGCTTTTCGGAGCTACCAACATGCAGTCATCATCTTCTCCTTCCTAATCCTCATCCCTAAGGTGTTTGGCTGCCTCAGAAGATAGGGCCACGGGATCGGCCTTAGGCTTTCGAGCCTTACTTTTCTTTGGCTTCGGGAACTTGCAGGCGatcctctttttcttttgttttccttggtGGGCTTTGGGATTTCTTCTTCATCGGGCAGGGGCGGTTGCATAGCAACGACGTCTTCGAGGCCTGTATAATGATAAAATGAgtatttcagtaataaacataaatatgTAACCAAGAGAACTCGCCATGGATTATAGCTTTCCATCGACCCTTGGCCAAGTCACGCCAACTGCGTTCCGCATACAAAGAAGTGGAGGCCAGTTTCCGAACCCAAAGTGCGAGGTCCGGAACCACTCTAGGAAACCAAGAAACAGCTGCATCATCAAAAAGGGATTAGATCGAGAAAAGGATGAGATCCAAAAAGAATAGGGAAAGCAGAATATTAAGTCACCATCAATAAATTtgtacttacgtttcatgttccattATTCGGGGAATGGCATCCTCTCAGCAGGAATCAGATCGGAGGTCCTAATTCAGACAAACCGATTCATCCATCCTCGGTTCTTGTCCTCATCGGTGCTAGAGAAAAGAGATTTCGAGGATCAGCGCTGCAGCTTTATCAGACCACCTCGATAAAGGCGAGGGCTATATAGCCTGATCAGGTGGTCGAGGGTAAAAGGCATCTCCTCGACCAGGCCCGAGAAATATCTGATCAAATTGACGATGCGCAAGAAAAAAGGGTAGATCTAGCCAAGCGTCACATGGTATTGTTGGCAAAAATCAAGAATCACTGGGTATATGGAACCTACAACTGGATCTATGAGACCCACTGTAAATGGGTAGGTATACACGCTCAAGTACCCTACCTTATGGGTGGTGATGTCCTCTTCAGGGGAAGGGCTCACAACATCCTTATTCTCCTAGTTGGAATCCTTTTTCACTTGCTCAAGTGCAAATTTATTTATTAAGCAGATGTATCGAGACATGGGATCACATCACCCTGGTGTAGATGAAGGTTTATCGATTTTATAAATCGGAAGTTAGCTCGCACGGACAGGGAATGCACTCCTCAATACGAGGTGGCACCACCATTCTACCTTTGGCCAGATGAGGAAACCTTTTCTTTCTGAGGAATGGTTTTGGATGTTTTGGCCATTACTATTGAGAAATTCAAAGAAGAAGAG
Coding sequences within:
- the LOC138879287 gene encoding kinetochore protein SLK19-like, with the protein product MVEERDVLKRLYVQKEGEAQQKGELVEQLRKEVMINEVETLGWKKHIDRLASKKDTLWEQLTSIEQQLQNTKEESLARSRKIEELEAKSVAELVKAKFEAEAIVSSYRADTKASNIQAHEISIVADEEASALISNDEDSASGSKSGGDEDEVPEQEIFEDATPEDVASKDVVPETFDKLKSKLLCYEARLRKALDEERSLRLLYDEKEFELVHLQYEKKTEALERLQDEVGRARRKHDELKTWAEAQVVVGKDALAKVLDFEA